A window of Magallana gigas chromosome 8, xbMagGiga1.1, whole genome shotgun sequence genomic DNA:
tatttttttcaaagtataacACATTGTTCATTTTTACAGTTTGATCTCAAATACAGTGGTACAATGCCCAAAAATAGGCAATATTGATATGAATtgctttgaaaatgtttaactttaaaatatttttaattttatagtaaaGATATGCTATGTATTTATGAGAGTAGTATACTTTACAagttaaaagataaaacaagcATATAAATAGAGGGGTAAAAGAAAATGAGGTTAtccctatacatgtatttcatttcaatgaGACACAATTATGAACAAAATGTATACAGCGTTTGAACAATATTTGTTGTATACATACAATATCAATTATTGAAAAGCACATCCATTATACTTTATACAGCTAGAAATCAAAGAGCATGTCATTACTAAATAAGCCTCTAGACAATGTGATTCTGACATTCTTATTTTACACATATATGGTTTTATATAATGGTTGTCAATATTCATACaataaatcatttgatattGCAACTTTGTCATAAATTGATTTGCTTATAATCTTAAATTGCAATCAAAATAATTGtacaaataaatcaatcaacaaTATACTTGCATTTAGGTATGAACTCAAAACAGCAATATACACATTCAGGTACTTTGTAATCATCACTAATTTTTACAGATATCATACactaaatttcagaaaaattctCCTACCATACATGTTTTGTTGACTGATTTATTGACTGATGAGTCACTTTGAAATTCACTCCTCTTCTGTTATGGAACAtctttcttcattttcttcCTCACTTTCTGATTCATCAATTGGGAGTGCAGCAGCATCCTCAACAGAACTACACCAATCGCGCACACCACAGACACCACTTTCCTCATGACGAGCAAGACCCAAGAACCAAATCACACTGGTAATATGAGCACACATGCCCACAACTCTTGTACCAACTTTACATTTGCAAAACCAAGATTTGATACTGATATCATCATGTCTTATCCAGAGTAAGTATTTCTTTGCGGAAATGTGTCTACTTTGAATCTTGGCACACAGGATTCCATCAAAGTCATCACTGATGAAAATTTCATACCTTCCTTCCATAAAATGTTCATATGCATATGACTTTGCCAATCTTATTTGGTACACACCTAAGGTTAACTGGCGTATTTCCTCCTCTGTCAAATGAGGGAAGACTACAGCATGGGAGTCTATCTTCTTCCATCTTATGCTCCGCTTCTCTAAaccttaaaaatattattttcaaatagaaGTTCAATTTATTCTCAaccaatttttatatttgaaaatccTGCCAAAACCTTGTGAGAAAACATAATCAAGATGCAAGATGATGCTCACCACTTGTCTCAACATAATCCTTTAACTCATTCACTCCGTTTGCAAGAAATCGCATTTTTGCAGCCATGGCAACATCTTCCTCCTCAATTCCAGTGCTCAAGTCTGGTCTAAACTTGTTGCAGATTGCACTTACTATGCGGACATAATCGCCAATATGTGGTATCTGTGTATTGGGGATGGTCCTGCTCAAATAATTCCATGTCTTGAGCCTGCCATTCACTGACTCGACAACCCATCTAAGCTGTAACACACAACACATACTATgaatatgcatatataatacacatgcatgcaaattaaatatacagtaacactcggttataacgaagtcgtAGGGGCAACAACTTCACACTGTTATATCCATTAATCGTAATATAcgtatgacaatttttttttaaaaataagtgctGGGGACTCAAATAAAAACCTTGTTATATCCAAGAAATCCCTATATGtgtgtttgaaataaatatgagTTTTACTGTAGTGCAATGTAACTAAAAGGAAAAGTTTGTTATATCTTAAGCTTTGGATTCACAACACATCTGTACTATATGATACAGTACTAAAACACATCAATAACATTTtaagcttaaaattttaaaaaggtgaCCTGCAACAACATAAACAAATTGAATCAGTATTATATTGTGGCATGTTATATTGTACAAGTACCTTGGTCACAAATCTGGTTGAATTGGCTTCTTCTGTTGAGTGTTGCTTTGAATGACGAGTCAGAAAGGATGGCATTTCAACATGTATCCCCAAGTCATCAAGCAAAGCTTCTGCGTCTCTGAAACCTCTGTCGACAATAAAAATATCGTCTTCTTCTACCCATTTCCTAATGTCCTCTACATTTGTCTGGATCATGTGACTTAAGATCTTTGCATCAGAATTTTTGGAATCTGCCAGATAGGGACCTAATACAGAAATTATATATCCAGAAGTTGATACAATCATCATCGGTTTAACTAATGGCCGGTGTTTGTGGGTGCTGTAGGAACGACGTGAGAAAGAAAAGTTTCCGCTTTTTTGGAGGTATACATAAGTCCCATCGAGTACAAGAATGACTGGATTATCTGACATGCTGCATAGAAGTTCCTTGGCAAGGGGACGAGTATGGTGATTAATGACATCCTCCCTTGATATGTGAGAGAACCCCAAATGCTTTGGCACAAAGTCTTCCATCAAAGCATTTTTCGCAGATATAACAGCACGTCGAACCTGGAAATAGAAAACCCAGTTTCAATTAATGTACATTCAATCACGTacgagtttttattttttatgtataataaaataagaaatcttaAATGTATTGTCTCACTTAACATGTCCATACCTGCCATTTTTTCATGCCAAATAAGGTTCCAAGTAGTTGATTACTTAAACCACATCTAAGTTTCGTCAACAATAATGCTACACATGTTCTAGTACTTCTGTTCTTGGATGATCTTAAGTTGGTCTCCACCAAATACGTCATCAATTCATCAAACTGATCCTTTGTAACACCTGTTAGATTGTAGTAATCTTCATTTTGCATTCCATGTGGATCATCAAAATTCAGTCTCTTGTTCTGATTTTGGATTGCTACATCCCTGGTTTGTTTTAAAACTCCAACAATGGTGGTCCTGTTGACATTGGAGACAGAACTTGTTTGTTTCAACAGATGCAATGCCTCAGTGTTGAGATCTCCATCAGATATATGTTTAGGACAGCATCTAGAACCAGGTGGAACAAATGTTTCTTTTTGGATGAATACATTTACACGAGTGTTTTCAGGAACAACAACAAGCTTTGGCCCTGGCTTTTTACATATTACACAGTTGGCATGACTTGTAGAAGTACTTGGGATGGACAGTGTTACTGAAGGAGGGCTCTTCATACTCTGCTTTGAtaatgttt
This region includes:
- the LOC136270830 gene encoding uncharacterized protein, coding for MPKFYPCLLCSKRTSQQDRYRIKKEHAEFIKRRLRMDVSDDSMLCRKCRHMCETKSTRDSICNSPEPNKIQKTLSKQSMKSPPSVTLSIPSTSTSHANCVICKKPGPKLVVVPENTRVNVFIQKETFVPPGSRCCPKHISDGDLNTEALHLLKQTSSVSNVNRTTIVGVLKQTRDVAIQNQNKRLNFDDPHGMQNEDYYNLTGVTKDQFDELMTYLVETNLRSSKNRSTRTCVALLLTKLRCGLSNQLLGTLFGMKKWQVRRAVISAKNALMEDFVPKHLGFSHISREDVINHHTRPLAKELLCSMSDNPVILVLDGTYVYLQKSGNFSFSRRSYSTHKHRPLVKPMMIVSTSGYIISVLGPYLADSKNSDAKILSHMIQTNVEDIRKWVEEDDIFIVDRGFRDAEALLDDLGIHVEMPSFLTRHSKQHSTEEANSTRFVTKLRWVVESVNGRLKTWNYLSRTIPNTQIPHIGDYVRIVSAICNKFRPDLSTGIEEEDVAMAAKMRFLANGVNELKDYVETSGLEKRSIRWKKIDSHAVVFPHLTEEEIRQLTLGVYQIRLAKSYAYEHFMEGRYEIFISDDFDGILCAKIQSRHISAKKYLLWIRHDDISIKSWFCKCKVGTRVVGMCAHITSVIWFLGLARHEESGVCGVRDWCSSVEDAAALPIDESESEEENEERCSITEEE